In Alosa sapidissima isolate fAloSap1 chromosome 11, fAloSap1.pri, whole genome shotgun sequence, a single window of DNA contains:
- the tsnaxip1 gene encoding translin-associated factor X-interacting protein 1 isoform X2: protein MSIPVETRLPPLILSKRQRSPTMHPHDYGRDYVPIQQSNAHGYLTVLRKLRDGGANGFLSTWPAHVTSQTVHPRRRSFNTKDIKNHGSEKCFGRCSDEFSGQVGKPRFLMQLEDYLKRELQTLDLQQPKVQERRLQTYREVFDCFIEDFKTYKPLLTAIKNEYEATLAYMRDQIRELEPLRTQLVLVSEQCERRILALREEERAEMKAMKENKKRLHRIIEDMREKQSALEAQVCRLQKDLAAQYLAYRDEYDARKLLIANISSMSYATEEEADDDMQVAESEDPVKLKLALKVCREDLTKAQVELNRLRAEYGDVVPRRDWESLDRCHQENVQKLETLQTDFDQMKTEYNTLLEVHKQVLLERDSFQAELEVFQGSSTPRPDWECCADILGGSERWKELFEGQSSQQRLMVLLENLAEKASKEFFQGRGTGSDVPVFLHYEGQLKNVRLKKADVVRIIKEVMKEKDAADEELGMCSDLPEFLHKYLERQHGDHAGDWAYSLMETIHRHLKDELISLFNDILSGEVDESLYHGQIHLVTHLLKMVVQSDTAESGILSVSEFREALRKAFPLKNENDLGELVNTAQAELDNTEGSLVYQKLFIEDSDGKNRGFLSLLKKQATAERHHYINQLKTQLEGKREVDVAELRTGFKAIDPSIDSKALDNHVCFAFMAKIENLNQAQPIDTEIALQRLLAADVNRVGPPPSHLN from the exons ATGTCGATTCCAGTGGAAACAAGATTACCACCGTTAATCTTGTCAAAAAGGCAAAG ATCTCCAACAATGCATCCACATGATTATGGAAGGGACTATGTGCCAATACAGCAGAGCAATGCCCATGGATACCTGACTGTGCTCAGAAAACTGCGA GATGGCGGTGCCAATGGCTTCCTGTCCACCTGGCCAGCTCATGTGACTTCACAAACTGTCCATCCAAGACGCAGAAGTTTCAACACAAAAGATATCAAGAATCATGG TTCTGAAAAATGCTTTGGCAGATGCAGTGATGAGTTCAGTGGACAAGTGGGGAAGCCACGATTTCTCATGCAATTGGAAGATTATTTGAAGAGAGAACTGCAGACTTTGGATTTGCAACAGCCAAAAGTCCAGGAGAGAAGACTCCAG ACTTATCGGGAAGTGTTCGACTGTTTCATTGAGGACTTCAAAACATACAAGCCATTGTTGACAGCCATAAAAAATGAATATGAAGCCACTCTGG CATACATGCGAGACCAAATCCGCGAGCTTGAGCCCCTGAGGACTCAACTGGTGCTGGTATCGGAGCAGTGTGAGAGGCGCATCTTGGCtctgagggaagaggagagggctgAAATGAAGGCAATGAAAGAGAACAAGAAGCGTCTGCACAGGATCATTGAGGacatgagagagaaacagagtgctCTGGAGGCCCAG GTGTGTCGCCTACAAAAGGATCTGGCTGCCCAGTATCTGGCATACAGAGACGAATATGATGCTCGCAAACTGCTTATAGCTAACATCAGCAGTATGAGTTATGCTACAGAGGAGGAGGCAGATGATGACATGCAGG TGGCAGAGTCTGAAGATCCAGTAAAGCTGAAATTAGCACTAAAAGTGTGCAGAGAGGATCTGACCAAAGCCCAGGTGGAGCTGAACCGCTTACGTGCTGAATATGGAGATGTTGTCCCACGCAGGGACTGGGAAAGTCTGGATCGGTGTCATCAGGAGAATGTTCAGAAG CTTGAGACCCTGCAAACAGACTTTGATCAAATGAAGACTGAATATAACACACTGCTGGAAGTGCATAAACAGGTCTTATTAGAAAGAGACAGTTTCCAAGCAGAACTTGAGGTTTTCCAAGGATCATCCACCCCAAGGCCTGACTGGGAATGCTGTGCAG ATATACTTGGGGGAAGCGAACGCTGGAAAGAACTCTTTGAAGGCCAATCTAGCCAGCAGCGACTCATGGTTTTACTAGAGAATCTTGCAGAAAAGGCCTCTAAAGAATTCTTTCAAGGACGG GGCACTGGAAGCGATGTACCTGTTTTCCTGCACTACGAGGGTCAGTTAAAGAACGTCCGACTGAAGAAAGCTGATGTTGTGAGGATCATTAAAGAGGTCATGAAAGAGAAAGATGCTGCAGATGAGGAG CTAGGAATGTGCAGTGATCTTCCAGAGTTTCTGCATAAGTATTTGGAAAGACAGCATGGGGATCATGCTGGAGACTGGGCATATAGCTTGATGGAGACCATTCATCGTCACCTAAAGGATGAACTCATCAGTCTCTTCAATGACATTCTCTCAGGAGAG GTGGATGAGAGTCTGTACCATGGACAGATTCACCTGGTTACTCATTTACTGAAGATGGTGGTTCAAAGTGACACAGCTGAGAGTGGTATACTCTCTGTTTCTGAATTTAG GGAAGCCTTGAGGAAAGCATTTCCCCTGAAGAATGAAAACGACCTAGGCGAGCTGGTGAATACTGCTCAAGCTGAACTTGACAACACTGAAGGAAGCCTTGTTTATCAGAAACTTTTCATTGAG GATTCAGATGGGAAGAACAGGGGCTTTCTGAGCCTGTTGAAAAAGCAGGCCACTGCTGAGAGACACCACTACATAAACCAACTAAAGACACAGCTGGAAGGAAAAcg agaGGTGGATGTGGCAGAACTGAGGACAGGTTTCAAAGCGATTGATCCATCAATTGATTCTAAAGCACTGGATAATCACGTGTGCTTTGCGTTTATGGCGAAAATAGAGAACCTGAACCAAGCACAGCCTATTGACACCGAGATTGCCCTGCAGCGCCTCTTAGCGGCTGATGTGAACAGAGTTGGTCCTCCACCTTCACACTTAAATTAA
- the tsnaxip1 gene encoding translin-associated factor X-interacting protein 1 isoform X1: MSIPVETRLPPLILSKRQRSPTMHPHDYGRDYVPIQQSNAHGYLTVLRKLRDGGANGFLSTWPAHVTSQTVHPRRRSFNTKDIKNHGSEKCFGRCSDEFSGQVGKPRFLMQLEDYLKRELQTLDLQQPKVQERRLQTYREVFDCFIEDFKTYKPLLTAIKNEYEATLAYMRDQIRELEPLRTQLVLVSEQCERRILALREEERAEMKAMKENKKRLHRIIEDMREKQSALEAQVCRLQKDLAAQYLAYRDEYDARKLLIANISSMSYATEEEADDDMQAVAESEDPVKLKLALKVCREDLTKAQVELNRLRAEYGDVVPRRDWESLDRCHQENVQKLETLQTDFDQMKTEYNTLLEVHKQVLLERDSFQAELEVFQGSSTPRPDWECCADILGGSERWKELFEGQSSQQRLMVLLENLAEKASKEFFQGRGTGSDVPVFLHYEGQLKNVRLKKADVVRIIKEVMKEKDAADEELGMCSDLPEFLHKYLERQHGDHAGDWAYSLMETIHRHLKDELISLFNDILSGEVDESLYHGQIHLVTHLLKMVVQSDTAESGILSVSEFREALRKAFPLKNENDLGELVNTAQAELDNTEGSLVYQKLFIEDSDGKNRGFLSLLKKQATAERHHYINQLKTQLEGKREVDVAELRTGFKAIDPSIDSKALDNHVCFAFMAKIENLNQAQPIDTEIALQRLLAADVNRVGPPPSHLN; the protein is encoded by the exons ATGTCGATTCCAGTGGAAACAAGATTACCACCGTTAATCTTGTCAAAAAGGCAAAG ATCTCCAACAATGCATCCACATGATTATGGAAGGGACTATGTGCCAATACAGCAGAGCAATGCCCATGGATACCTGACTGTGCTCAGAAAACTGCGA GATGGCGGTGCCAATGGCTTCCTGTCCACCTGGCCAGCTCATGTGACTTCACAAACTGTCCATCCAAGACGCAGAAGTTTCAACACAAAAGATATCAAGAATCATGG TTCTGAAAAATGCTTTGGCAGATGCAGTGATGAGTTCAGTGGACAAGTGGGGAAGCCACGATTTCTCATGCAATTGGAAGATTATTTGAAGAGAGAACTGCAGACTTTGGATTTGCAACAGCCAAAAGTCCAGGAGAGAAGACTCCAG ACTTATCGGGAAGTGTTCGACTGTTTCATTGAGGACTTCAAAACATACAAGCCATTGTTGACAGCCATAAAAAATGAATATGAAGCCACTCTGG CATACATGCGAGACCAAATCCGCGAGCTTGAGCCCCTGAGGACTCAACTGGTGCTGGTATCGGAGCAGTGTGAGAGGCGCATCTTGGCtctgagggaagaggagagggctgAAATGAAGGCAATGAAAGAGAACAAGAAGCGTCTGCACAGGATCATTGAGGacatgagagagaaacagagtgctCTGGAGGCCCAG GTGTGTCGCCTACAAAAGGATCTGGCTGCCCAGTATCTGGCATACAGAGACGAATATGATGCTCGCAAACTGCTTATAGCTAACATCAGCAGTATGAGTTATGCTACAGAGGAGGAGGCAGATGATGACATGCAGG CAGTGGCAGAGTCTGAAGATCCAGTAAAGCTGAAATTAGCACTAAAAGTGTGCAGAGAGGATCTGACCAAAGCCCAGGTGGAGCTGAACCGCTTACGTGCTGAATATGGAGATGTTGTCCCACGCAGGGACTGGGAAAGTCTGGATCGGTGTCATCAGGAGAATGTTCAGAAG CTTGAGACCCTGCAAACAGACTTTGATCAAATGAAGACTGAATATAACACACTGCTGGAAGTGCATAAACAGGTCTTATTAGAAAGAGACAGTTTCCAAGCAGAACTTGAGGTTTTCCAAGGATCATCCACCCCAAGGCCTGACTGGGAATGCTGTGCAG ATATACTTGGGGGAAGCGAACGCTGGAAAGAACTCTTTGAAGGCCAATCTAGCCAGCAGCGACTCATGGTTTTACTAGAGAATCTTGCAGAAAAGGCCTCTAAAGAATTCTTTCAAGGACGG GGCACTGGAAGCGATGTACCTGTTTTCCTGCACTACGAGGGTCAGTTAAAGAACGTCCGACTGAAGAAAGCTGATGTTGTGAGGATCATTAAAGAGGTCATGAAAGAGAAAGATGCTGCAGATGAGGAG CTAGGAATGTGCAGTGATCTTCCAGAGTTTCTGCATAAGTATTTGGAAAGACAGCATGGGGATCATGCTGGAGACTGGGCATATAGCTTGATGGAGACCATTCATCGTCACCTAAAGGATGAACTCATCAGTCTCTTCAATGACATTCTCTCAGGAGAG GTGGATGAGAGTCTGTACCATGGACAGATTCACCTGGTTACTCATTTACTGAAGATGGTGGTTCAAAGTGACACAGCTGAGAGTGGTATACTCTCTGTTTCTGAATTTAG GGAAGCCTTGAGGAAAGCATTTCCCCTGAAGAATGAAAACGACCTAGGCGAGCTGGTGAATACTGCTCAAGCTGAACTTGACAACACTGAAGGAAGCCTTGTTTATCAGAAACTTTTCATTGAG GATTCAGATGGGAAGAACAGGGGCTTTCTGAGCCTGTTGAAAAAGCAGGCCACTGCTGAGAGACACCACTACATAAACCAACTAAAGACACAGCTGGAAGGAAAAcg agaGGTGGATGTGGCAGAACTGAGGACAGGTTTCAAAGCGATTGATCCATCAATTGATTCTAAAGCACTGGATAATCACGTGTGCTTTGCGTTTATGGCGAAAATAGAGAACCTGAACCAAGCACAGCCTATTGACACCGAGATTGCCCTGCAGCGCCTCTTAGCGGCTGATGTGAACAGAGTTGGTCCTCCACCTTCACACTTAAATTAA
- the tsnaxip1 gene encoding translin-associated factor X-interacting protein 1 isoform X3, which yields MSIPVETRLPPLILSKRQRSPTMHPHDYGRDYVPIQQSNAHGYLTVLRKLRDGGANGFLSTWPAHVTSQTVHPRRRSFNTKDIKNHGCSDEFSGQVGKPRFLMQLEDYLKRELQTLDLQQPKVQERRLQTYREVFDCFIEDFKTYKPLLTAIKNEYEATLAYMRDQIRELEPLRTQLVLVSEQCERRILALREEERAEMKAMKENKKRLHRIIEDMREKQSALEAQVCRLQKDLAAQYLAYRDEYDARKLLIANISSMSYATEEEADDDMQAVAESEDPVKLKLALKVCREDLTKAQVELNRLRAEYGDVVPRRDWESLDRCHQENVQKLETLQTDFDQMKTEYNTLLEVHKQVLLERDSFQAELEVFQGSSTPRPDWECCADILGGSERWKELFEGQSSQQRLMVLLENLAEKASKEFFQGRGTGSDVPVFLHYEGQLKNVRLKKADVVRIIKEVMKEKDAADEELGMCSDLPEFLHKYLERQHGDHAGDWAYSLMETIHRHLKDELISLFNDILSGEVDESLYHGQIHLVTHLLKMVVQSDTAESGILSVSEFREALRKAFPLKNENDLGELVNTAQAELDNTEGSLVYQKLFIEDSDGKNRGFLSLLKKQATAERHHYINQLKTQLEGKREVDVAELRTGFKAIDPSIDSKALDNHVCFAFMAKIENLNQAQPIDTEIALQRLLAADVNRVGPPPSHLN from the exons ATGTCGATTCCAGTGGAAACAAGATTACCACCGTTAATCTTGTCAAAAAGGCAAAG ATCTCCAACAATGCATCCACATGATTATGGAAGGGACTATGTGCCAATACAGCAGAGCAATGCCCATGGATACCTGACTGTGCTCAGAAAACTGCGA GATGGCGGTGCCAATGGCTTCCTGTCCACCTGGCCAGCTCATGTGACTTCACAAACTGTCCATCCAAGACGCAGAAGTTTCAACACAAAAGATATCAAGAATCATGG ATGCAGTGATGAGTTCAGTGGACAAGTGGGGAAGCCACGATTTCTCATGCAATTGGAAGATTATTTGAAGAGAGAACTGCAGACTTTGGATTTGCAACAGCCAAAAGTCCAGGAGAGAAGACTCCAG ACTTATCGGGAAGTGTTCGACTGTTTCATTGAGGACTTCAAAACATACAAGCCATTGTTGACAGCCATAAAAAATGAATATGAAGCCACTCTGG CATACATGCGAGACCAAATCCGCGAGCTTGAGCCCCTGAGGACTCAACTGGTGCTGGTATCGGAGCAGTGTGAGAGGCGCATCTTGGCtctgagggaagaggagagggctgAAATGAAGGCAATGAAAGAGAACAAGAAGCGTCTGCACAGGATCATTGAGGacatgagagagaaacagagtgctCTGGAGGCCCAG GTGTGTCGCCTACAAAAGGATCTGGCTGCCCAGTATCTGGCATACAGAGACGAATATGATGCTCGCAAACTGCTTATAGCTAACATCAGCAGTATGAGTTATGCTACAGAGGAGGAGGCAGATGATGACATGCAGG CAGTGGCAGAGTCTGAAGATCCAGTAAAGCTGAAATTAGCACTAAAAGTGTGCAGAGAGGATCTGACCAAAGCCCAGGTGGAGCTGAACCGCTTACGTGCTGAATATGGAGATGTTGTCCCACGCAGGGACTGGGAAAGTCTGGATCGGTGTCATCAGGAGAATGTTCAGAAG CTTGAGACCCTGCAAACAGACTTTGATCAAATGAAGACTGAATATAACACACTGCTGGAAGTGCATAAACAGGTCTTATTAGAAAGAGACAGTTTCCAAGCAGAACTTGAGGTTTTCCAAGGATCATCCACCCCAAGGCCTGACTGGGAATGCTGTGCAG ATATACTTGGGGGAAGCGAACGCTGGAAAGAACTCTTTGAAGGCCAATCTAGCCAGCAGCGACTCATGGTTTTACTAGAGAATCTTGCAGAAAAGGCCTCTAAAGAATTCTTTCAAGGACGG GGCACTGGAAGCGATGTACCTGTTTTCCTGCACTACGAGGGTCAGTTAAAGAACGTCCGACTGAAGAAAGCTGATGTTGTGAGGATCATTAAAGAGGTCATGAAAGAGAAAGATGCTGCAGATGAGGAG CTAGGAATGTGCAGTGATCTTCCAGAGTTTCTGCATAAGTATTTGGAAAGACAGCATGGGGATCATGCTGGAGACTGGGCATATAGCTTGATGGAGACCATTCATCGTCACCTAAAGGATGAACTCATCAGTCTCTTCAATGACATTCTCTCAGGAGAG GTGGATGAGAGTCTGTACCATGGACAGATTCACCTGGTTACTCATTTACTGAAGATGGTGGTTCAAAGTGACACAGCTGAGAGTGGTATACTCTCTGTTTCTGAATTTAG GGAAGCCTTGAGGAAAGCATTTCCCCTGAAGAATGAAAACGACCTAGGCGAGCTGGTGAATACTGCTCAAGCTGAACTTGACAACACTGAAGGAAGCCTTGTTTATCAGAAACTTTTCATTGAG GATTCAGATGGGAAGAACAGGGGCTTTCTGAGCCTGTTGAAAAAGCAGGCCACTGCTGAGAGACACCACTACATAAACCAACTAAAGACACAGCTGGAAGGAAAAcg agaGGTGGATGTGGCAGAACTGAGGACAGGTTTCAAAGCGATTGATCCATCAATTGATTCTAAAGCACTGGATAATCACGTGTGCTTTGCGTTTATGGCGAAAATAGAGAACCTGAACCAAGCACAGCCTATTGACACCGAGATTGCCCTGCAGCGCCTCTTAGCGGCTGATGTGAACAGAGTTGGTCCTCCACCTTCACACTTAAATTAA
- the tsnaxip1 gene encoding translin-associated factor X-interacting protein 1 isoform X4: MSIPVETRLPPLILSKRQRSPTMHPHDYGRDYVPIQQSNAHGYLTVLRKLRDGGANGFLSTWPAHVTSQTVHPRRRSFNTKDIKNHGCSDEFSGQVGKPRFLMQLEDYLKRELQTLDLQQPKVQERRLQTYREVFDCFIEDFKTYKPLLTAIKNEYEATLAYMRDQIRELEPLRTQLVLVSEQCERRILALREEERAEMKAMKENKKRLHRIIEDMREKQSALEAQVCRLQKDLAAQYLAYRDEYDARKLLIANISSMSYATEEEADDDMQVAESEDPVKLKLALKVCREDLTKAQVELNRLRAEYGDVVPRRDWESLDRCHQENVQKLETLQTDFDQMKTEYNTLLEVHKQVLLERDSFQAELEVFQGSSTPRPDWECCADILGGSERWKELFEGQSSQQRLMVLLENLAEKASKEFFQGRGTGSDVPVFLHYEGQLKNVRLKKADVVRIIKEVMKEKDAADEELGMCSDLPEFLHKYLERQHGDHAGDWAYSLMETIHRHLKDELISLFNDILSGEVDESLYHGQIHLVTHLLKMVVQSDTAESGILSVSEFREALRKAFPLKNENDLGELVNTAQAELDNTEGSLVYQKLFIEDSDGKNRGFLSLLKKQATAERHHYINQLKTQLEGKREVDVAELRTGFKAIDPSIDSKALDNHVCFAFMAKIENLNQAQPIDTEIALQRLLAADVNRVGPPPSHLN, encoded by the exons ATGTCGATTCCAGTGGAAACAAGATTACCACCGTTAATCTTGTCAAAAAGGCAAAG ATCTCCAACAATGCATCCACATGATTATGGAAGGGACTATGTGCCAATACAGCAGAGCAATGCCCATGGATACCTGACTGTGCTCAGAAAACTGCGA GATGGCGGTGCCAATGGCTTCCTGTCCACCTGGCCAGCTCATGTGACTTCACAAACTGTCCATCCAAGACGCAGAAGTTTCAACACAAAAGATATCAAGAATCATGG ATGCAGTGATGAGTTCAGTGGACAAGTGGGGAAGCCACGATTTCTCATGCAATTGGAAGATTATTTGAAGAGAGAACTGCAGACTTTGGATTTGCAACAGCCAAAAGTCCAGGAGAGAAGACTCCAG ACTTATCGGGAAGTGTTCGACTGTTTCATTGAGGACTTCAAAACATACAAGCCATTGTTGACAGCCATAAAAAATGAATATGAAGCCACTCTGG CATACATGCGAGACCAAATCCGCGAGCTTGAGCCCCTGAGGACTCAACTGGTGCTGGTATCGGAGCAGTGTGAGAGGCGCATCTTGGCtctgagggaagaggagagggctgAAATGAAGGCAATGAAAGAGAACAAGAAGCGTCTGCACAGGATCATTGAGGacatgagagagaaacagagtgctCTGGAGGCCCAG GTGTGTCGCCTACAAAAGGATCTGGCTGCCCAGTATCTGGCATACAGAGACGAATATGATGCTCGCAAACTGCTTATAGCTAACATCAGCAGTATGAGTTATGCTACAGAGGAGGAGGCAGATGATGACATGCAGG TGGCAGAGTCTGAAGATCCAGTAAAGCTGAAATTAGCACTAAAAGTGTGCAGAGAGGATCTGACCAAAGCCCAGGTGGAGCTGAACCGCTTACGTGCTGAATATGGAGATGTTGTCCCACGCAGGGACTGGGAAAGTCTGGATCGGTGTCATCAGGAGAATGTTCAGAAG CTTGAGACCCTGCAAACAGACTTTGATCAAATGAAGACTGAATATAACACACTGCTGGAAGTGCATAAACAGGTCTTATTAGAAAGAGACAGTTTCCAAGCAGAACTTGAGGTTTTCCAAGGATCATCCACCCCAAGGCCTGACTGGGAATGCTGTGCAG ATATACTTGGGGGAAGCGAACGCTGGAAAGAACTCTTTGAAGGCCAATCTAGCCAGCAGCGACTCATGGTTTTACTAGAGAATCTTGCAGAAAAGGCCTCTAAAGAATTCTTTCAAGGACGG GGCACTGGAAGCGATGTACCTGTTTTCCTGCACTACGAGGGTCAGTTAAAGAACGTCCGACTGAAGAAAGCTGATGTTGTGAGGATCATTAAAGAGGTCATGAAAGAGAAAGATGCTGCAGATGAGGAG CTAGGAATGTGCAGTGATCTTCCAGAGTTTCTGCATAAGTATTTGGAAAGACAGCATGGGGATCATGCTGGAGACTGGGCATATAGCTTGATGGAGACCATTCATCGTCACCTAAAGGATGAACTCATCAGTCTCTTCAATGACATTCTCTCAGGAGAG GTGGATGAGAGTCTGTACCATGGACAGATTCACCTGGTTACTCATTTACTGAAGATGGTGGTTCAAAGTGACACAGCTGAGAGTGGTATACTCTCTGTTTCTGAATTTAG GGAAGCCTTGAGGAAAGCATTTCCCCTGAAGAATGAAAACGACCTAGGCGAGCTGGTGAATACTGCTCAAGCTGAACTTGACAACACTGAAGGAAGCCTTGTTTATCAGAAACTTTTCATTGAG GATTCAGATGGGAAGAACAGGGGCTTTCTGAGCCTGTTGAAAAAGCAGGCCACTGCTGAGAGACACCACTACATAAACCAACTAAAGACACAGCTGGAAGGAAAAcg agaGGTGGATGTGGCAGAACTGAGGACAGGTTTCAAAGCGATTGATCCATCAATTGATTCTAAAGCACTGGATAATCACGTGTGCTTTGCGTTTATGGCGAAAATAGAGAACCTGAACCAAGCACAGCCTATTGACACCGAGATTGCCCTGCAGCGCCTCTTAGCGGCTGATGTGAACAGAGTTGGTCCTCCACCTTCACACTTAAATTAA
- the thap11 gene encoding THAP domain-containing protein 11 encodes MPGFTCCVPGCYNNSQRDRDLRFYTFPKDTTQREIWLKNISRSGVKGCFSTFQPTTGHRVCSEHFAGGRKTYTIRIPTIFPLRGVNEKRSRRGRGRGRKTPAVLPSVTSVVSTPANLSTPDDVTQFTNTEEQDGQNGHDTKPVDLTVQADETCVTTMVSCAATVSDDMNLQLVETALSAAKSASIRNTLDVGTASALDHAYSLPCGTTSSDLLRKLNEQRDIIALMEVKMKELKTTLHHLKVSEAKLMEEIRERDGLLSKCFAQKPYEIDVVL; translated from the coding sequence ATGCCTGGATTTACGTGCTGCGTTCCTGGCTGTTACAACAACTCCCAACGTGACCGGGACCTTCGCTTCTACACATTTCCAAAGGataccacacagagagagatttgGCTGAAGAACATCTCCAGGAGCGGGGTTAAAGGGTGTTTTAGTACCTTCCAGCCCACCACGGGCCATCGAGTGTGCAGTGAACACTTTGCTGGCGGCAGAAAGACTTATACGATTCGAATCCCAACTATATTTCCACTTAGGGGCGTGAATGAGAAAAGGAGCCGAAGAGGAAGGGGCAGAGGTAGGAAAACACCCGCTGTTTTGCCCTCGGTCACCAGTGTCGTCTCTACACCTGCAAACCTTTCCACTCCAGACGATGTAACGCAATTTACCAATACAGAAGAGCAGGATGGGCAAAATGGGCATGATACGAAACCGGTGGACCTTACCGTACAGGCCGACGAAACTTGTGTAACTACAATGGTATCCTGTGCGGCTACAGTGTCTGACGACATGAACCTTCAGTTGGTAGAGACTGCGCTGAGTGCTGCTAAAAGCGCTTCGATTCGCAACACATTAGACGTGGGCACGGCAAGCGCCTTGGATCACGCATATTCTCTACCCTGTGGTACAACTTCTTCCGACCTGTTGCGAAAGCTGAATGAGCAACGGGACATCATCGCTTTGATGGAAGTAAAAATGAAGGAGCTGAAAACCACCCTTCATCATTTAAAAGTATCCGAGGCCAAGCTAATGGAAGAaatcagagagagggatggattgCTGTCCAAATGTTTCGCTCAGAAACCCTACGAGATTGACGTTGTCCTATAA